From a single Raphanus sativus cultivar WK10039 chromosome 3, ASM80110v3, whole genome shotgun sequence genomic region:
- the LOC108838578 gene encoding heterogeneous nuclear ribonucleoprotein Q, with product MSDAPDVDDRVDYEDGSSSEMEEEHVEEDDDDSHNDEEHDVEAEDEDNNIDIDIETAEDEEEEEREEYSHLLSLPPHGSEVFIGGLPRDVGEEDLRDLCEPIGDIFEVRLMKDRDSGENKGYAFVGFKTKDVAQKAIEELHSKQFKGKTIRCSLSETKNRLFIGNIPKEWTEDEFRKVIEDVGPGVESIELIKDPTNSTRNRGFAFVLYYNNACADYSRQKMIDSSFKLEGNAPTVTWADPKSSPETSAAAAQVKALYVKNIPENTSTEQLKELFQRHGEVTKVVTPPGKGGKRDFGFVHYAERSSALKAVKDSERYEINGQELEVVLAKPQAERKHEPSSYSYGGAAAPSPAPFALPTFGGFAAPPYGAMGIAGSFAQPMIYGRGAMPTGMQMVPMLLPDGRVGYVLQQPGMQMAPPARPRRDDRNNGGSGRENRHHHDGNRGGRRYRPY from the exons ATGTCAGACGCTCCAGATGTTGATGATCGTGTGGATTACGAGGATGGTAGCTCCAGTGAGATGGAGGAGGAACAtgtagaagaagatgatgatgacagTCACAATGACGAAGAGCATGATGTGGAAGCTGAAGATGAAGACAACAATATTGATATTGATATTGAGACagcagaagatgaagaagaagaagaaagggaagAGTATTCCCATCTTCTTTCACTTCCTCCTCACGGTTCTGAAGTTTTCATTGGCGGTCTCCCTAGGGATGTTGGAGAAGAAGACCTAAGGGATCTATGTGAACCAATTGGCGATATCTTTGAG GTGAGATTGATGAAAGATAGAGACTCTGGTGAGAACAAAGGATATGCTTTTGTAGGTTTCAAAACCAAAGACGTTGCACAAAAGGCAATTGAGGAGTTGCACAGTAAACAGTTTAAG GGAAAAACCATAAGATGCTCCCTTTCTGAAACCAAGAATAGACTATTTATTGGTAACATCCCAAAGGAGTGGACTGAGGATGAGTTTAGGAAAGTCATAGAGGATGTTGGTCCTGGAGTGGAGAGCATCGAGCTCATAAAA GATCCAACAAACTCTACTCGTAACCGTGGTTTTGCATTTGTTCTATACTATAACAATGCATGTGCTGATTATTCAAGGCAGAAAATGATAGATTCTAGTTTTAAGCTTGAGGGCAACGCTCCAACTGTGACTTGGGCTGACCCAAAAAGCTCTCCTGAGACTTCAGCTGCTGCTGCCCAG GTGAAAGCTCTTTATGTGAAGAATATTCCAGAGAATACATCAACAGAGCAACTGAAAGAACTCTTTCAGAGACATGGAGAAGTTACTAAAGTCGTCACACCTCCTGGAAAAGGTGGTAAACGTGATTTTGGGTTTGTACACTATGCTGAAAGGTCTAGTGCATTGAAGGCTGTCAAAGACTCCGAGAGATATGAAATCAACG GTCAAGAGTTAGAAGTTGTGCTTGCTAAACCCCAGGCTGAGAGGAAACATGAGCCTTCTTCTTATTCTTATGGTGGTGCTGCTGCACCTTCTCCTGCCCCCTTTGCTCTTCCTACGTTTGGTGGTTTTGCTGCGCCTCCTTATGGTGCTATGGGTATTGCCGGTAGTTTTGCTCAG CCAATGATCTATGGTAGAGGAGCAATGCCAACAGGGATGCAAATGGTTCCAATGCTTCTTCCTGATGGCCGAGTTGGCTATGTTCT GCAACAGCCTGGAATGCAGATGGCACCACCCGCACGACCCAGAAGAGATGACCGGAATAACGGAGGGTCAGGGAGAGAGAACAGGCATCATCATGATGGCAACCGAGGAGGCAGAAGGTACCGTCCCTACTAG
- the LOC108845717 gene encoding probable protein S-acyltransferase 12 isoform X2, whose protein sequence is MNLFRFCSGLKVLGYFMILLVFAVVAVSYNAVVVNTWWPILIESSHGALSALACLIISLFHFLLVMLLWSYFTVVFTDPGSVPEHFRRELGDGESSLEAGTSTDHGAFGSLGYCPKCRNVKPPRCHHCSVCQRCVLKMDHHCVWIVNCVGARNYKFFLLFLLYTFLETMLDVVVLLPSFIKFFSQAIKHSSSPGKLTSLVLAFVLNLAFVLSLLCFVVMHISLLSTNTTSVEVHEKNGDVRWKYDLGKKKNFEQVFGKKKAFWLLPLYSKDDIQNITSLQGLEFPTRSDIDP, encoded by the exons ATGAACCTTTTCCGGTTCTGCTCCGGTCTGAAAGTCCTCGGCTATTTCATGATCCTTCTCGTCTTCGCCGTCGTCGCCGTTTCTTACAACGCCGTTGTGGTCAACACATGGTGGCCGATCTTAATCGAGAGCAGCCATGGAGCTCTCTCAGCTCTCGCCTGCCTAATCATCTCTCTCTTCCACTTCCTG CTGGTGATGTTGTTGTGGAGCTACTTCACTGTGGTCTTTACGGATCCAGGTTCTGTTCCTGAGCATTTCAGAAGAGAGCTTGGCGACGGTGAGAGTAGTTTGGAGGCTGGTACTTCCACAGATCATGGAGCTTTTGGTTCTTTAGGTTACTGTCCTAAATGCCGGAATGTTAAGCCTCCTCGTTGCCATCACTGTTCTGTGT GTCAAAGATGTGTTCTGAAGATGGATCATCACTGTGTTTGGATAGTTAATTGTGTTGGAGCGCGCAATTACAagtttttccttctttttctg TTGTATACATTTCTGGAGACAATGTTGGATGTTGTAGTGTTGCTTCCTAGTTTCATAAAGTTCTTCAGCCAAGCTATAAAGCATTCCTCTTCACCGGGTAAACTGACCTCCCTCGTTCTGGCTTTCG TTCTTAACTTAGCGTTCGTTCTCAGCCTTCTCTGTTTCGTAGTCATGCACATCTCACTTCTCTCGACCAACACTACTTCAGTCGAG GTTCATGAGAAAAACGGAGATGTCAGATGGAAATATGACTTGGGAAAGAAGAAAAACTTTGAGCAG GTTTTTGGGAAGAAGAAAGCATTTTGGCTCCTCCCATTGTACTCTAAAGATGATATCCAAAACATAACTTCGCTCCAAGGCCTTGAGTTTCCAACTCGTTCTGACATCGATCCTTGA
- the LOC108845717 gene encoding probable protein S-acyltransferase 12 isoform X1, translating into MNLFRFCSGLKVLGYFMILLVFAVVAVSYNAVVVNTWWPILIESSHGALSALACLIISLFHFLLVMLLWSYFTVVFTDPGSVPEHFRRELGDGESSLEAGTSTDHGAFGSLGYCPKCRNVKPPRCHHCSVCQRCVLKMDHHCVWIVNCVGARNYKFFLLFLLYTFLETMLDVVVLLPSFIKFFSQAIKHSSSPGKLTSLVLAFGEFYHPLDAVLNLAFVLSLLCFVVMHISLLSTNTTSVEVHEKNGDVRWKYDLGKKKNFEQVFGKKKAFWLLPLYSKDDIQNITSLQGLEFPTRSDIDP; encoded by the exons ATGAACCTTTTCCGGTTCTGCTCCGGTCTGAAAGTCCTCGGCTATTTCATGATCCTTCTCGTCTTCGCCGTCGTCGCCGTTTCTTACAACGCCGTTGTGGTCAACACATGGTGGCCGATCTTAATCGAGAGCAGCCATGGAGCTCTCTCAGCTCTCGCCTGCCTAATCATCTCTCTCTTCCACTTCCTG CTGGTGATGTTGTTGTGGAGCTACTTCACTGTGGTCTTTACGGATCCAGGTTCTGTTCCTGAGCATTTCAGAAGAGAGCTTGGCGACGGTGAGAGTAGTTTGGAGGCTGGTACTTCCACAGATCATGGAGCTTTTGGTTCTTTAGGTTACTGTCCTAAATGCCGGAATGTTAAGCCTCCTCGTTGCCATCACTGTTCTGTGT GTCAAAGATGTGTTCTGAAGATGGATCATCACTGTGTTTGGATAGTTAATTGTGTTGGAGCGCGCAATTACAagtttttccttctttttctg TTGTATACATTTCTGGAGACAATGTTGGATGTTGTAGTGTTGCTTCCTAGTTTCATAAAGTTCTTCAGCCAAGCTATAAAGCATTCCTCTTCACCGGGTAAACTGACCTCCCTCGTTCTGGCTTTCGGTGA ATTCTATCATCCCCTTGATGCAGTTCTTAACTTAGCGTTCGTTCTCAGCCTTCTCTGTTTCGTAGTCATGCACATCTCACTTCTCTCGACCAACACTACTTCAGTCGAG GTTCATGAGAAAAACGGAGATGTCAGATGGAAATATGACTTGGGAAAGAAGAAAAACTTTGAGCAG GTTTTTGGGAAGAAGAAAGCATTTTGGCTCCTCCCATTGTACTCTAAAGATGATATCCAAAACATAACTTCGCTCCAAGGCCTTGAGTTTCCAACTCGTTCTGACATCGATCCTTGA
- the LOC130509832 gene encoding uncharacterized protein LOC130509832, translated as MSRATYIVGALAGSAVVAYICDKVISDEKIFGGNTPGTITNKAWGVATEERLQAWPRTAGPPVVMNPISRQNFIVKSRPE; from the exons ATGTCACGAGCCACGTACATAGTCGGTGCCCTTGCGGGATCTGCTGTAGTAGCCTACATCTGTGACAAAGTCATTTCTGATGAGAAGATTTTCGGAGGCAA TACACCGGGAACTATAACTAACAAGGCATGGGGTGTTGCGACTGAAGAGAGGCTCCAGGCATGGCCAAGAACCGCTGGTCCTCCCGTCGTCATGAACCCTATCAGTCGCCAGAACTTCATCGTCAAGTCACGCCCTGAATAA
- the LOC108845707 gene encoding aluminum-activated malate transporter 10, with amino-acid sequence MGSKEAGKLEWRISVDNGTTTERLVPKSGPSERIFLWLKGLVMKVIVERLSKFMRKTWRIGADDPAKVVHCLKVGLALSLVSIFYYMRPLYDGVGGNAMWAIMTVVVVFESNVGATFSKCLNRVVATILAGSLGIAVHWVATQSGKAEIFVIGFSVFLFAFAATYSRFVPSFKARFDYGAIIFILTFSLVSVGGYRVDKLVDMAQQRLSTIAIGTSICIIITVFFCPIWAGTQLHRLVQRNFVKLADSLDGCVEEYFKKKDVLKNENEDEETNMKLQGFKCVLNSKGTEESMANLARWEPAHGSFNFRHPWQQYVKIGAAMRRCAYCLENLSICMSYETEVPDQAKKHFGEACLKLSSASSKILRELADMMNNTRKSSKMDFLVFDMNSAVQELRETLKSVPVESNKPKEEVPNNKGDRTMSMSLHEVLPVATLVSLLIENAARIQTTVEAVDELANLADFKQDSKKKTGDNKAKQPPLNS; translated from the exons ATGGGATCAAAAGAAGCAGGGAAGCTAGAGTGGAGGATAAGTGTTGACAATGGGACAACGACCGAGAGATTGGTTCCTAAATCAGGACCTAGTGAAAGAATCTTTCTTTGGCTAAAGGGTTTAGTAATGAAGGTAATCGTGGAGCGACTCTCAAAGTTTATGAGGAAGACTTGGAGGATTGGGGCAGATGATCCGGCAAAAGTGGTTCACTGTCTAAAAGTAGGACTTGCACTTTCATTAGTATCAATCTTCTATTACATGAGACCTTTGTATGATGGAGTTGGAGGAAATGCTATGTGGGCTATCATGACTGTTGTAGTCGTCTTCGAGTCCAATGTCG GAGCAACATTCTCCAAATGTTTGAACAGAGTGGTGGCAACTATATTAGCTGGATCACTAGGCATTGCTGTTCATTGGGTTGCAACTCAATCAGGAAAAGCTGAAATTTTTGTGATTGgattctctgtttttctttttg CTTTCGCAGCTACTTACTCCCGGTTTGTGCCATCATTCAAAGCTAGATTCGACTATGGAGCGATAATCTTTATCCTCACATTCAGCCTTGTCTCAGTAGGTGGTTACCGAGTAGACAAGCTGGTTGATATGGCTCAGCAAAGACTATCAACTATTGCTATTGGAACATCTATTTGCATTATCATTACTGTCTTTTTCTGTCCCATATGGGCAGGAACTCAGCTTCACCGTCTTGTGCAACGCAATTTTGTAAAACTTGCCGACTCATTAGACG GCTGTGTAGAAGAGTACTTCAAAAAGAAAGACGTCTTGAAGAAtgagaatgaagatgaagaaactaACATGAAGCTGCAAGGATTCAAATGTGTACTAAACTCTAAGGGAACAGAGGAATCCATG GCGAATCTAGCTAGATGGGAACCAGCACATGGAAGCTTTAACTTCAGGCATCCATGGCAACAATATGTAAAGATAGGGGCTGCTATGAGGAGATGTGCTTATTGCCTTGAGAATCTTAGTATATGCATGAGCTATGAAACAGAG GTACCAGACCAGGCCAAGAAACACTTCGGAGAAGCTTGTCTGAAACTGAGCTCGGCTTCTTCAAAAATCTTGAGAGAACTAGCGGATATGATGAACAACACGAGAAAATCTTCGAAGATGGATTTCTTGGTGTTTGATATGAACTCAGCAGTACAAGAGCTTCGAGAGACCTTAAAGAGTGTTCCAGTTGAAAGCAACAAACCCAAAGAAGAAGTTCCAAACAACAAAGGAGACAGAACCATGTCGATGAGTCTGCATGAAGTACTTCCGGTAGCCACTTTGGTCTCGTTGTTGATTGAAAACGCAGCTAGGATTCAAACAACGGTCGAAGCAGTGGATGAACTTGCAAATCTTGCGGATTTCAAACAagattcaaaaaagaaaaccgGAGACAACAAGGCTAAACAACCACCACTAAATTCATAA